The nucleotide sequence GAACCACTTTTGTCTCGTCTGTTGGATCGGATTGCTGCTGTTCAGCGGATACTTCACTCATAATTGATTTCGCCCTGATAAACCATAGCCGTTTCGCCCGTCATCATAACGGGGTTTGCGTCACCTTGCCATTCCAGTTTGAGTTCGCCGCCTACTAGCACCGCTTTTGCGACCGGTTCCAGCAGGCCGAGCTGCACCCCGGCAACCATCGCGGCACAGGCGCCACTGCCGCAAGCGCGGGTTTCACCCACGCCGCGCTCGAAAACGCGCAATTTGAAAGTATCGCGCGCAAGGATCTGCATAAAGCCGACGTTCACGCTGTCGGGGAATAACAGGTTTGCCTCGAAATGGGGTCCCATGGTCTCTACGCCCGCGGTATCTACATCGTCAACCTGGATAACCATGTGCGGATTTCCGATCGACATTGCGCTGAAACTGATTTCATGGCCCTCGTAATCGGTCTGGTAGAGATCCTGCCGTCGCTCTGCCCGCAATGGAATTTCGGCCGGGTCAAATCGCGGAATGCCCATATCGACGCGGTAACGGGTCGTATCGATCGCTTCGAGTTTCAACAGGCCCGAGCTCGTTTCCACCGGGATAACGTCGAGCGTGGTCAGACCCTGTTCACGCACGAAGCGCGCGAAACAGCGCGCGCCATTACCGCATTGCGCGACTTCGCCGCCATCGGCGTTAAAGATCCGGTACTTGAATGCAGCGGCGTGGTTATCGGGTTTTTCAACGATCAGCATTTGATCAAAACCGATGCCATCGTAGCGGTCGGCCCAACGCCTCACCAGTTCGGGGCGCGGTTCAAAATGCTGGTTGATCGCATCGATAACGGCAAAATCGTTACCGAGACCGTGCATCTTCGCAAATCTCAATTTCACGGCAACAGGGACTCACCGCGAATCAGGTCGGCAAAGCTCTCGCGTTTGCGCACGCAGAAATGCATGTCGCCATCGACCATAACCTCGGCCGCACGTGCTCGCGTATTGTAATTTGACGCCATGCCGAACGCGTAAGCTCCACTCGATCGAATTGCGAGCAAGTCATC is from Gammaproteobacteria bacterium and encodes:
- the dapF gene encoding diaminopimelate epimerase, with the protein product MKLRFAKMHGLGNDFAVIDAINQHFEPRPELVRRWADRYDGIGFDQMLIVEKPDNHAAAFKYRIFNADGGEVAQCGNGARCFARFVREQGLTTLDVIPVETSSGLLKLEAIDTTRYRVDMGIPRFDPAEIPLRAERRQDLYQTDYEGHEISFSAMSIGNPHMVIQVDDVDTAGVETMGPHFEANLLFPDSVNVGFMQILARDTFKLRVFERGVGETRACGSGACAAMVAGVQLGLLEPVAKAVLVGGELKLEWQGDANPVMMTGETAMVYQGEINYE